From one Triticum urartu cultivar G1812 chromosome 3, Tu2.1, whole genome shotgun sequence genomic stretch:
- the LOC125547728 gene encoding LEAF RUST 10 DISEASE-RESISTANCE LOCUS RECEPTOR-LIKE PROTEIN KINASE-like 2.1 yields the protein MHPSSLLLLTILPILSTLHPPAAAANGTAQDAGCPPVTCGNLTLAYPFWLAGQDRFSCGPPAFQLTCNDSTAGAFVGTSYMNVLDIDYGNRSLVVVHVLVAADVACNILFNVSSAFAITDRFSISRRNRELYVLYSCKERRPPPGAAPVTNCSPNTRGMYVYLGGNYGMGQPPANEGSSETAIFPVLGAAPAGMTAANYRQLIKGGFLLEWEPVGDCNACKASGGRCRYDANTSAFTCLCSDVSMHQSTCGKLSAMRCIFPLFACLACLMYRQKKNIRSAIFRIYSSNTSNIDEMLRKCESLALKRYKYSQLKKITRSFKDELGEGGYGVVHKGSLQDGRMVAVKLLKGSKGNGEDFLNEVMSIGRTSHVNIVSLLGFCLDGSHRALVYEYMSNGSLQKHIYSESSKEAIGWGIFLSFAIGIAQGLEYLHQGCNTCIIHFDIKPNNILLDDELCPKIADFGMAKLCHLKESVLSMAEARGTVGFITPEVFSRGFGLVSTKSDVYSYGMMLLEMVQGNNDQKGKADSSSETFFPHWVWDNLARELHGSEAKYGTEEIVRRMTLVGLWCIQMNPESRPSMSRVIEMLERSMGELEMPPRPFLFSPVHSTTASSYASAQVMMSSP from the exons ATGCATCCCAGCTCGTTGCTACTCCTAACAATCTTACCAATCTTGTCCACCTTGCATCCGCCGGCAGCCGCCGCCAATGGCACCGCCCAAGACGCAGGCTGCCCGCCGGTGACATGCGGGAACCTCACCTTGGCGTACCCGTTCTGGCTGGCCGGCCAAGACAGGTTCTCCTGCGGCCCACCGGCGTTCCAGCTCACCTGCAACGACTCCACGGCCGGCGCTTTCGTGGGCACCTCCTACATGAATGTCCTTGACATCGACTACGGCAACCGCTCCCTCGTCGTCGTCCACGTCCTCGTGGCCGCCGATGTCGCGTGCAACATCTTGTTCAACGTGTCCTCGGCCTTCGCCATCACCGACAGGTTCAGCATCAGCCGCAGGAACAGGGAGCTCTACGTGCTGTACAGCTGCAAGGAGAGGCGTCCGCCGCCTGGTGCTGCCCCGGTGACCAACTGCAGTCCCAACACCAGAGGCATGTACGTGTACCTCGGGGGAAACTACGGCATGGGCCAGCCCCCGGCGAATGAAGGGAGCAGCGAGACCGCCATATTTCCGGTGCTCGGGGCGGCGCCGGCAGGCATGACGGCGGCCAATTATAGACAGCTCATAAAGGGCGGGTTCTTGTTGGAGTGGGAGCCCGTCGGCGATTGCAATGCCTGCAAGGCGAGCGGTGGGCGGTGCCGCTATGATGCCAACACATCAGCGTTCACGTGCCTTTGCTCAGACGTTAGCATGCACCAGTCGACCTGTGGTAAGCTGTCTGCCATGCGATGCATATTTCCT CTTTTCGCCTGTCTTGCTTGTCTGATGTACCGCCAGAAGAAAAATATCAGATCAGCAATCTTCAGAATTTACTCTAGCAATACATCAAATATCGACGAAATGCTAAGAAAATGTGAATCGCTTGCCCTGAAGAGGTACAAGTACTCACAGCTGAAGAAAATAACAAGATCATTCAAGGATGAGCTAGGAGAAGGTGGATATGGTGTGGTACACAAGGGAAGCCTGCAAGATGGCAGAATGGTTGCAGTGAAGCTACTGAAAGGATCAAAAGGCAATGGAGAAGATTTTCTGAATGAAGTTATGAGCATCGGCCGGACTTCTCATGTTAACATTGTCAGTCTGCTCGGTTTTTGTTTAGATGGATCTCACCGAGCACTTGTATACGAGTACATGTCCAATGGTTCTTTGCAGAAGCACATTTATTCAGAGAGTTCCAAAGAAGCCATCGGATGGGGGAT TTTTCTAAG TTTTGCGATCGGTATCGCACAAGGGTTGGAGTATCTACACCAGGGTTGCAACACCTGCATCATCCATTTCGATATCAAGCCGAACAACATCCTTCTAGATGATGAGTTATGTCCCAAAATTGCAGACTTTGGTATGGCAAAGCTATGCCACCTCAAGGAGAGCGTCCTTTCAATGGCCGAAGCAAGAGGGACGGTTGGTTTCATCACACCAGAAGTGTTCTCTAGAGGCTTTGGACTCGTCTCGACAAAGTCTGATGTTTACAGCTACGGGATGATGCTCCTAGAAATGGTCCAAGGGAACAATGATCAGAAAGGAAAGGCAGACAGCTCTAGTGAAACATTTTTTCCACATTGGGTTTGGGATAATTTGGCGAGGGAGTTGCATGGATCCGAAGCCAAATATGGAACTGAAGAAATCGTAAGAAGGATGACCTTGGTTGGATTGTGGTGCATACAGATGAACCCTGAAAGCCGCCCATCCATGAGCAGGGTTATAGAGATGTTGGAGAGGAGCATGGGTGAACTGGAGATGCCGCCACGGCCGTTCCTCTTCTCTCCGGTGCACTCGACAACAGCTTCATCCTATGCATCTGCCCAAGTTATGATGTCTTCACCATGA